A stretch of [Clostridium] innocuum DNA encodes these proteins:
- a CDS encoding pyridoxal phosphate-dependent aminotransferase: MKFNFDALIDRRNTNSMKWNVKEDEIAMWVADMDFQTAPCVQQAIQKKATLGIYGYSELPEAYFTSYQQWWKQRHQFEIDKDWMMFSSGVIPAISSIVRRMTSPAEKILVQSPVYNIFYNSILNNGREVISSDIVYEDGTYHISFTDLERKLQDPQTTMMILCNPHNPIGKIWGREELTRIGALCYEHHVLVVSDEIHCDLTEPGYNYTPFASVNEQCKQNSITCISASKAFNLAGLQSACVVVPNSVIRHKVWRGLNNDEVAEPNVFSCEATIAAFLDGASWLDELRTYISENKKAAKQFIKENLPQIQLVGSEATYLLWIDCHTIHPFVDMFCKYLREKKKLLISDGAGFGKNGEDFIRINVACPQERMMDGLKRLKEGIEEFTEEYIRLC; the protein is encoded by the coding sequence ATGAAATTTAACTTCGATGCGTTAATTGACAGAAGAAACACCAATTCCATGAAATGGAATGTAAAAGAAGATGAAATCGCGATGTGGGTTGCGGATATGGATTTTCAAACCGCTCCATGCGTTCAGCAAGCTATTCAAAAGAAAGCAACTTTGGGTATCTATGGATATAGTGAACTTCCTGAAGCTTATTTCACGAGTTATCAGCAATGGTGGAAACAACGACATCAGTTTGAAATAGATAAAGATTGGATGATGTTCAGCAGTGGTGTAATTCCTGCAATATCATCCATCGTTAGAAGGATGACATCACCTGCAGAGAAGATATTGGTTCAATCGCCGGTATATAATATCTTCTACAATTCAATATTAAACAATGGAAGGGAAGTCATCTCATCAGATATTGTATATGAAGATGGTACCTATCACATAAGTTTTACGGATTTAGAACGAAAACTTCAGGATCCACAGACAACGATGATGATTTTATGCAACCCTCACAATCCGATTGGGAAAATATGGGGCAGAGAAGAATTGACTAGAATTGGAGCACTATGCTATGAACATCATGTACTTGTTGTAAGTGATGAGATACATTGTGATTTAACCGAGCCAGGATACAATTATACTCCCTTTGCATCAGTGAATGAACAGTGTAAGCAAAACAGTATTACCTGTATTTCTGCCAGTAAGGCTTTCAACTTAGCGGGATTACAGTCTGCATGTGTTGTAGTTCCTAATTCTGTAATTCGCCATAAGGTTTGGCGAGGGCTAAACAATGACGAGGTTGCAGAACCAAATGTATTTTCCTGTGAGGCAACGATTGCGGCCTTTCTTGATGGTGCCTCATGGTTAGATGAATTGAGAACTTATATCAGCGAAAATAAAAAAGCAGCAAAGCAATTCATCAAAGAAAACTTACCACAAATACAGTTAGTCGGGTCTGAAGCAACCTACCTTTTATGGATTGACTGTCACACGATACATCCATTTGTGGATATGTTTTGTAAGTATCTTCGAGAAAAGAAGAAATTGCTAATTTCAGATGGTGCCGGTTTCGGGAAAAATGGTGAGGATTTTATACGAATTAATGTGGCATGTCCACAGGAACGGATGATGGATGGCCTTAAAAGACTGAAAGAAGGTATCGAAGAATTTACGGAAGAATATATAAGACTATGCTAA
- a CDS encoding MFS transporter: protein MKNKLIIFILTLGVFSIINTEMGIIGILPLISTHYGITITDAGLLVSLFALVVAFAGPTMPLLFSRMNRKKAMITVLGMFTICNIIAAFAPNFMVALVARVLPAFFHPIYVSLALTVAGSSVKEKEAPKAVSKVLMGVSAGMVLGVPIVSFIANSTSLKVGMLFFAIVNAIALVTTFLFIPTQSVSERLTYGEQLKCLKFPITWISILGVVFLNGSIFGVYSYLAEILGTVTKMSENTISIVLLVHGLANIAGNMIGGKELSRRPLRFVRHFPILLGIVYIVLFFMGELTIPMVILTFIWGVLAGAAGNINQYWITSVTFDSPEFGNGLFLAATNLGTTIGTTMCGLFITSVGINYAIFGGMLLLVLSFLLILLRIVKYRQIS, encoded by the coding sequence ATGAAAAATAAATTGATTATATTTATTTTAACACTAGGCGTTTTTAGCATTATCAATACAGAGATGGGAATCATTGGCATCTTGCCCCTAATATCAACCCATTATGGTATTACCATTACTGATGCTGGATTATTGGTAAGCTTATTTGCACTAGTTGTAGCATTCGCCGGACCAACCATGCCACTACTATTCTCAAGAATGAATCGAAAAAAAGCAATGATCACGGTGTTAGGTATGTTTACAATTTGTAATATAATTGCAGCATTCGCGCCTAATTTTATGGTTGCTTTAGTCGCTCGTGTATTACCTGCGTTTTTTCATCCAATCTATGTATCATTAGCACTTACAGTTGCTGGATCATCTGTGAAGGAAAAAGAAGCACCAAAAGCAGTATCGAAAGTTTTGATGGGTGTATCAGCAGGAATGGTACTTGGAGTACCTATCGTTAGCTTTATCGCAAATTCAACATCATTGAAGGTAGGAATGCTCTTCTTTGCAATCGTTAATGCAATTGCTTTGGTAACAACTTTCCTATTCATTCCAACCCAGTCTGTTTCAGAGCGTTTGACATATGGTGAGCAATTGAAATGCTTGAAATTTCCGATTACCTGGATTTCAATTCTCGGCGTTGTATTTCTAAATGGTTCTATATTTGGTGTCTATAGTTACCTTGCAGAAATATTAGGAACAGTAACTAAGATGTCAGAAAATACCATTAGTATCGTATTGCTGGTACACGGTCTTGCCAATATTGCAGGTAATATGATTGGTGGTAAAGAATTAAGCAGAAGACCTTTGCGCTTTGTACGACACTTTCCCATTCTCCTCGGAATTGTCTATATCGTACTGTTTTTCATGGGAGAGCTTACGATACCGATGGTAATTCTTACATTCATATGGGGTGTGCTTGCAGGAGCAGCTGGAAATATCAATCAGTATTGGATAACGAGTGTAACCTTTGATTCTCCTGAATTTGGCAATGGATTATTCTTAGCTGCAACAAATTTAGGAACAACGATAGGAACAACAATGTGTGGATTGTTCATCACATCTGTGGGAATCAATTATGCAATTTTTGGAGGTATGTTGTTGCTGGTACTGAGTTTTTTATTGATTTTATTGAGAATTGTGAAATATCGTCAGATTTCATAG
- a CDS encoding flavodoxin family protein, whose amino-acid sequence MNKKVLVISTSMRQKGNSDQLADEFIKGAEDAGHTVGKITLYDKAIHFCKGCLACQNSTQGHCVFQDDADAIIKKMAEADVIAFATPIYFYEMSGQMKTLLDRSNPLFPIAYKFRDIYLLTSAADGEKSAMDGAIKGLQGWIDCFEEARLKGVVYGTASDAMNAILTHPETLQAAYEMGSHV is encoded by the coding sequence ATGAATAAAAAAGTATTAGTTATATCTACAAGTATGCGGCAAAAAGGTAACTCTGATCAACTTGCAGATGAATTTATAAAGGGCGCAGAAGATGCTGGTCATACTGTTGGAAAAATTACGTTGTATGATAAAGCAATCCATTTTTGTAAAGGGTGTCTAGCATGTCAGAACAGTACACAAGGGCATTGTGTATTTCAGGATGACGCCGATGCAATTATAAAGAAAATGGCAGAAGCCGATGTGATTGCATTTGCAACACCTATCTACTTCTATGAGATGAGTGGTCAAATGAAGACATTACTTGATCGAAGCAATCCGCTGTTTCCAATCGCATACAAATTCCGCGATATCTATTTGTTAACGAGTGCTGCGGATGGTGAAAAAAGTGCGATGGATGGTGCAATTAAAGGATTGCAGGGATGGATCGACTGTTTTGAAGAAGCAAGATTAAAAGGAGTTGTATATGGGACGGCATCTGATGCCATGAATGCTATTCTAACACATCCAGAAACCTTACAGGCGGCATATGAGATGGGTAGTCATGTATAA
- a CDS encoding aldo/keto reductase: MEYITLNNGIEMPLLGLGTWNLNGQECVNIVATAIELGYCLIDTAQMYGNEKEVGKGIKRSNTEREKLFVTTKLYRKTNSYDAAKKAINESLCNLRLDYIDLLLLHEPYAEGNDMYKALEEAYREGKVHAIGVSNYDQEWFEALIKQCSIVPSVNQVETHLYYQKWDLQNYLNSQGTAMQAWSPLAQGKADIMHHPQLQEIAYKYHKTASQIALRFLTQRGISVIPKSKRGERLIENISIFDFQLSDIEMQEIRKLDKNETLFSWTLSF; this comes from the coding sequence ATGGAGTATATTACATTGAATAATGGGATAGAGATGCCACTGCTTGGATTGGGTACATGGAATTTAAACGGACAAGAGTGTGTAAATATAGTAGCGACTGCAATAGAACTTGGCTATTGTTTAATTGATACTGCTCAGATGTATGGAAATGAAAAAGAAGTTGGCAAAGGAATCAAACGAAGTAACACAGAACGTGAAAAATTGTTTGTTACTACGAAGCTATATCGGAAAACAAATAGTTATGATGCAGCAAAAAAAGCAATCAATGAATCTTTGTGTAATTTAAGACTAGACTATATCGATTTGTTATTGCTTCATGAGCCATATGCAGAGGGGAATGACATGTATAAAGCATTGGAAGAAGCATATCGAGAAGGAAAAGTTCATGCGATTGGGGTTTCTAATTATGATCAAGAATGGTTTGAAGCGTTGATAAAACAATGCTCAATTGTTCCATCTGTAAATCAAGTAGAAACGCACCTATATTATCAAAAATGGGATCTACAAAACTATTTAAACTCTCAAGGAACTGCTATGCAGGCTTGGTCTCCACTGGCTCAAGGGAAAGCGGATATCATGCATCATCCACAACTACAGGAGATTGCTTATAAGTATCATAAGACAGCATCGCAGATAGCACTTCGATTTTTAACGCAAAGAGGTATTTCTGTAATACCGAAATCTAAAAGAGGGGAGAGGCTAATAGAAAATATAAGCATTTTTGATTTTCAATTATCGGATATAGAAATGCAAGAAATAAGAAAATTAGATAAGAATGAAACATTGTTTTCATGGACTTTAAGTTTTTAG
- a CDS encoding MerR family transcriptional regulator — translation MKLEELCKQYGIPIALVYQFIREGILDDLKADIKDDVYGNEAVQRLDSCICLHSLGLDVKTIKKYIFLELSDEDTRSARIKILRKHRDENLENVHKTKKVMDCIDCVLHELKSDMN, via the coding sequence ATGAAATTAGAGGAGTTATGTAAGCAGTATGGTATTCCAATAGCTCTCGTCTATCAATTTATAAGGGAAGGAATTTTAGATGATTTAAAAGCAGATATAAAGGATGATGTTTATGGAAATGAGGCAGTGCAAAGGTTAGATTCCTGTATATGTCTACATTCTTTGGGACTTGATGTAAAGACGATAAAAAAATATATTTTTTTGGAACTATCTGATGAAGATACTCGTTCCGCAAGAATTAAAATCTTACGGAAACATCGTGATGAAAATCTAGAGAATGTCCATAAGACAAAAAAAGTCATGGATTGTATTGACTGTGTTTTACATGAATTGAAATCAGATATGAATTGA
- a CDS encoding LysE family transporter has product MIIEYFVNGVLIGLVFGMPIGAVGAMSIQRTINHGVVAGFISGAASSLADVLYACVGAFGLTVISDFLLTYQMPIHLIGAYLMILIAIRMITKKEMMLSTEKADVKDYLKMFLSSFAVAITNPAAIISFLFAFSVFGINGTPGFIDGIQLVTGVFLGTLCWWLLLVVLVNFMKKKLTEKWLYRLNVLFGLILIVFSCCVCIKTL; this is encoded by the coding sequence ATGATTATTGAATATTTCGTAAATGGAGTGCTGATTGGCTTGGTTTTTGGTATGCCAATCGGTGCGGTAGGAGCTATGAGTATACAACGAACGATCAATCATGGCGTAGTCGCTGGTTTCATCAGTGGAGCAGCATCTTCCTTAGCGGATGTTTTATATGCTTGTGTTGGAGCTTTTGGATTGACTGTGATTTCTGATTTTCTTTTGACATACCAAATGCCAATCCATCTGATTGGCGCATATTTGATGATCTTGATAGCGATAAGAATGATCACAAAAAAAGAAATGATGCTATCTACTGAGAAAGCTGATGTGAAAGATTATTTGAAAATGTTTCTTTCTTCTTTTGCAGTGGCAATTACAAATCCAGCAGCAATCATTTCCTTTCTATTTGCATTCTCTGTATTCGGTATTAACGGTACACCTGGTTTCATTGATGGAATACAATTAGTCACTGGAGTATTTCTTGGAACTTTATGTTGGTGGTTATTGCTTGTGGTACTTGTTAATTTTATGAAAAAGAAATTGACGGAGAAATGGTTGTATAGATTAAATGTATTGTTTGGCTTGATTTTGATCGTATTTAGCTGTTGTGTTTGTATTAAGACATTATAG